A single Phragmites australis chromosome 4, lpPhrAust1.1, whole genome shotgun sequence DNA region contains:
- the LOC133916203 gene encoding tRNA-specific adenosine deaminase TAD2-like isoform X2: MEATAFMELALEQVKFALDNLEVPVGCVIVEDGKDISSGSNKTNATRNATRHAEMEAIDVLLREWQCMDLDQAQVAEKFARCDLYVTCEPCIMCAMALSILGIREVYYGCAIDKFGGCGLIMSLPKGSSSDDLSGNQTPKPKGFKCTGGIMPEEAVALFRCSYEQGNPNAPKPHRPVRIAQQ, encoded by the exons ATGGAGGCGACGGCGTTTATGGAACTTGCGCTCGAGCAG GTGAAGTTCGCGCTGGACAACCTTGAGGTCCCTGTAGG ATGTGTGATTGTGGAAGATGGAAAGGATATTTCTTCTGGTAGCAATAAGACGAATGCCACCAGGAAT GCTACCAGGCATGCTGAGATGGAAGCAATCGATGTCCTGCTTCGGGAGTGGCAATGCATGGATCTTGATCAGGCACAGGTTGCAGAAAAATTCGCAAGATGTGACCTTTATGTTACCTGTGAGCCCTGTATAATGTGTGCAATGGCGTTGTCAATACTTG GAATAAGAGAAGTGTACTATGGTTGTGCCATTGATAAATTCGGAGGATGCGGATTGATCATGTCATTGCCCAAGGGTTCTTCATCAGATGATTTGTCAGG GAACCAAACGCCTAAACCGAAAGGATtcaaatgcactggagggatcaTGCCAGAAGAGGCAGTAGCTCTTTTTAGGTGTTCCTATGAGCAAGGAAATCCAAACG CTCCAAAGCCCCACAGACCAGTCCGAATAGCTCAACAGTGA
- the LOC133916203 gene encoding tRNA-specific adenosine deaminase TAD2-like isoform X1: MEATAFMELALEQVKFALDNLEVPVGYGPISLQPDKSQFLIPSVQIAWFCPYYSPVDRCVIVEDGKDISSGSNKTNATRNATRHAEMEAIDVLLREWQCMDLDQAQVAEKFARCDLYVTCEPCIMCAMALSILGIREVYYGCAIDKFGGCGLIMSLPKGSSSDDLSGNQTPKPKGFKCTGGIMPEEAVALFRCSYEQGNPNAPKPHRPVRIAQQ; the protein is encoded by the exons ATGGAGGCGACGGCGTTTATGGAACTTGCGCTCGAGCAG GTGAAGTTCGCGCTGGACAACCTTGAGGTCCCTGTAGGGTACGGTCCAATTTCACTTCAGCCTGATAAAAGTCAATTCTTAATTCCTAGTGTGCAAATTGCATGGTTTTGTCCCTATTATTCCCCTGTTGATAGATGTGTGATTGTGGAAGATGGAAAGGATATTTCTTCTGGTAGCAATAAGACGAATGCCACCAGGAAT GCTACCAGGCATGCTGAGATGGAAGCAATCGATGTCCTGCTTCGGGAGTGGCAATGCATGGATCTTGATCAGGCACAGGTTGCAGAAAAATTCGCAAGATGTGACCTTTATGTTACCTGTGAGCCCTGTATAATGTGTGCAATGGCGTTGTCAATACTTG GAATAAGAGAAGTGTACTATGGTTGTGCCATTGATAAATTCGGAGGATGCGGATTGATCATGTCATTGCCCAAGGGTTCTTCATCAGATGATTTGTCAGG GAACCAAACGCCTAAACCGAAAGGATtcaaatgcactggagggatcaTGCCAGAAGAGGCAGTAGCTCTTTTTAGGTGTTCCTATGAGCAAGGAAATCCAAACG CTCCAAAGCCCCACAGACCAGTCCGAATAGCTCAACAGTGA
- the LOC133916204 gene encoding uncharacterized protein LOC133916204: MASSAPNIVFWRLFKTLTVSPALASGVASQHHQLQQHAPVSGTAKGKAKLKSGQPLKRSSIAKKGTPSTGGGGGSGRGRREAIERITQISESCLNAPTPLRHLSPKEHLREAKREELGLISKERQRELDMAKAKAKAKSKGTGGDDGGRVLMGPPGLDYISLGLVDEEAIPKYELTVEDGRRLAKECSRVLMRRHRARQTAESTLLRLKKEAIAALPEKLQAAAMVPDMTPFPANRYMATLTPPIEGYIEKVRDAAKKYSVKEKLR; this comes from the coding sequence ATGGCTTCCAGTGCACCAAATATCGTGTTTTGGCGTCTCTTCAAGACACTAACTGTAAGCCCTGCATTGGCATCTGGTGTGGCCAGCCAGCATCACCAGCTTCAACAGCATGCACCAGTGAGTGGCACAGCCAAGGGCAAAGCTAAGCTCAAATCAGGCCAGCCTTTGAAGCGTTCCTCCATAGCAAAGAAAGGTACACCTTCAACTGGCGGGGGTGGTGGCAGTGGCCGTGGTCGTCGTGAGGCCATTGAGCGCATCACTCAGATTTCAGAGTCTTGTCTCAATGCCCCTACTCCCCTGCGGCACTTGTCCCCCAAGGAGCATCTTCGTGAGGCCAAACGTGAGGAGCTTGGACTCATCTCGAAGGAGAGGCAACGTGAGCTTGATATGGCCAAAGCTAAAGCTAAAGCCAAATCCAAAGGTACTGGTGGAGATGATGGGGGCCGCGTGTTGATGGGTCCACCAGGCCTAGACTATATCAGTCTTGGGCTAGTTGATGAGGAGGCAATCCCCAAATATGAGCTCACAGTCGAGGATGGTCGGCGACTTGCCAAAGAGTGCAGTCGCGTGTTAATGAGGCGGCACCGTGCACGGCAAACAGCGGAGTCAACGCTTCTGAGGCTCAAAAAGGAGGCCATTGCTGCACTCCCTGAGAAGCTGCAAGCTGCTGCTATGGTACCTGACATGACACCTTTCCCTGCAAATCGGTACATGGCAACACTCACACCACCAATTGAAGGATATATTGAAAAGGTGCGGGATGCTGCCAAGAAGTACTCTGTGAAGGAGAAACTTCGCTGA